Genomic window (Notolabrus celidotus isolate fNotCel1 chromosome 15, fNotCel1.pri, whole genome shotgun sequence):
ATTTTCCACacacaaaaactaaaatatCCAGACATCTGCACACATTTAATAATTTTAACCAAACGTTACAAATCAAAATTAAGTGAGTGAAACTAAAGGGCTTCTCTTTACCAAAGCAGAAGTAACTTGGTTGTTTCGTCAGCCAGTTTTCATCCTCCTCCCCTTTATCAATGCAGTGTTACTTCCAAACAAAAGCCCCACCCAGTATCAACAGCTAACACATAAACAAGCTCTTTGTAGAACACCACCAAGATTTCAGAGTCAATGTCTGTTTCCTGAAAGTCTTGCAGTTTCGCAACAGAGATCTTCAGTGTGAGAGAGATTTGCGTCCCTTTAACATACGTCGAAGAAGCACCTCAATGCCACTCTGTGAACTGAGCCTCTTGATCCAGCCATGGGTCCTCTTCCGTTTGATGTTCTTGGGCTGATACTCTGTGCCTCTTTTCCGTGTCCGTACCTGCTGGTATTGCCACGGAAGCTGCTGGAATACTGCCGAACCCTCAGCTTGAGAAGAAAGAGGCCCGCATCTGGAAACCTGGGGCCCTGCAGTTGTTCTGGGTATAATCCAGTTGCTGAATAATCTGAGTTGAGAGGTACCATTTACAGCAAGGTTCCCTGCAGGTGGACTGTTAAAAGAGCATAAATTAAAATTGTGATTCTGGAATATCAACTTTTTACCAACATCACACCGTGATCAAAGCATTTTATGTGCGATTTAGTTATGCAGTGATCCTGTGCCTTTATTCCCTTTAAAACATGATGCGATGTATTTACAAACGAATCAAATTTCACTAACTACCTTAATTATCAAAAAATTGTGAATCCCACATAAAAACCAGTAGGTTCTGATTAATTTAAGTTTCCATAAAGACCGTTGTCAGCATTATCAGGACCTAGCTCTCTGGGGAACATGTTGTTGGCTGATGTTCATTAGTAACTCTGATCTGCAGTATATAGGTCGAGAAAGGCTCCTCACAGTGTTGGTAACATTTAGTAATATACAAAACATCTCGATGATGTAGTACAGAATacacaaaatgctgctgcaaaaaatgtgtttattttgtgtggCTTTCAATACTTTGTTAATAGTTGTATTACTCTCTGAGGTGCACCCaattaaatgattttttttttcttcttggaaCCGCGTCTTAAAGAAAAAGAGCATACACAAACTTGATTTTCCAAATGTTTTCCTGATGTTCAAAATTACAGAAACTCAATGCTCTGACCATACTGTCTCCAAACAGCACTGGTCACATACGGACAGTCTGATTTTGTcattgtaagataagataaactttattgtccccagaGAGAAATTTGTCAGTGCTGCTGCCAATCAATACATTCATTGCCcactttcaaaaataaaaaaaacatgtcctgAGGCATACCCATGACACAAcaaataccaataatacaataaataccaaTAAGATAACAGTGTGGCAGTAAAAAGCAATATCATATGAACATAAGTGCAGAGTAAGTGAACCCTCATACTCATACGAGAGCATTATGTTAGTTCAGACTGTTGGTTGAGTGGAGGAAGGAGCGCTTGAAGCGATTACTTTTATATCTGCTTGCTCTGAACCATCTTCCTGAGGGCAATAATTCATATTCTAAATAAAGAACATGAGGAGTGTCCTTCAAGATTTGTTATGCCTGATTGAGAGCAGTATTTCCAAAGATAGTTTGAAGGGAAAGGTAATTTTTTCTTACCACTCACTTTCATGGCATTGTACCCtcatttgttgaaaaaaaaaaaaggtccagaAAAGACCCATGATCATTGTGGAACTTATATTTACCCTTTTAACCTAGAAAAGGTACAGGTAAGTACCATATAGATCAACTAGGGACCTTTGAGGGTACATCACCAGCAGCTGTACCTTGGAGAACAAAAATGGACCTCAGCCGTGTCCTTCTTTCTGACAGTGTATTAAAGCTAACCACGTTATCTAGAGACGTTATTGAAACCAGTTCAGTTTCTCACTATGATTTGGTTGGTTAAGCTTACATTCAACTTTTAGTAGACATAAGTGAACCAAATGCAATTTCTTATCAGCAGGCATGTTAACTTGCAACTAGCTGCTAAGCTAACTTGTAAATGATATCATGGTAATGAAACACAGCCGGCTTTAATGTTTGTCTAACATGCCAATATACAACTGTATTACCTGGTGAGGTTGGTTACTCCACGCAGTCGGGACAAAGTCGACCGTAGGATGTTCATTTTGAGAGATTTATTCAGTGGACACAGGCATGAGAGCAGTGAATGTCACACGCCTGAGAGACAACCTACAAATGTGAAGCACAGTGATTGGCTCAGATTTTTTAGCCAATGGAAACGCGTTTTGCTGGAGCTCCAGTGCCTCGCTCTGTACCCTCTTCAGAGCTTTTCAGGttagatgagataagatgagatatactttatttgtctaCCGTTGGgtgaaattcttttgttacagcagcttacaacacgggacaggggaatacaacaatgtactaagatagttaaaaaatatgataacaataataatagtaatgacaaggtaaaatataattaaattaaattaaacaaaataaaataaaataaaaagaaataaaataaaataaaataaaataaaatagaataaaataaaatagaataaaatagaataaaatagaataaaataatgtaaaatgaaataaaatatggcaactattacagatgtataaacactatgtacacttctatctgataaatagataaggtaagttattgcacgataaaaattgcaccaggttatttaaaaacaaacatacacagtatgaagaaacagtgcgattcagatggatacagtagttgtttgtgaatgtgccaagacACAttgtaacttccatgtagtggaatgaaaagatgagaacagatgattaacgggacacagcagtgctgttgttaaacagtctgattgcagatgggatgaaggacctgcggtagcgctccgtcctgcagggtgggagtcagtctgctgctgaaggagctgctcagggagcCTCAAACTCACAGCTCTTCACCGGTCGAGACCACAATGTACAACAAATAGTACAATTCATAGACATAAATGATGAGCTAAAATATAAGGCTATGTTTTTTGGCAAATGTATCTGCTGGATTGGTGTTCTAACAAAAAAGTTAACATTTGTGTACAATCTGAGAGAAACTTTAGCCTGAGGAGTTGCACTCAGGGTGTGCAATATCAAAACACTAATCACATTTTCTTCTGCACTTCTCCTTATCTATGATGATACCATAGagcagtgattctcaaatgggggtacGTGTATCCCTAGGGGTACCtgggagtactgcaaggggtacgtgacatatgtaaaaaaaaaaaaaaaaaatgttgcatcacaacaaataataaaaaaatctgattgaaACATCTTTATGAACagcatttcctttttctttcaatgcaacatcaaatagggcCCTATTTCCAATTGAGCATGTTCATTCATGAAATGGACAAgtggttgaaatgcttcttgtttgacagaaataaaccGGTGTGCACCTTGGGCCATCAAAGGTactagctgcctcaatctttaatcatttctgaaaaatattgcatTACAAAAGTATagaatttgtgtcatcttttatttcaatgttattatgacactgtaaaaccacatgcatatCACCACATGCACatcatgttattttttcatACTATTTCCTGAACATTTTTCTCGGCCATACAAGGGatacttggctgaaattgtttttgaaaggagGTACACAGGCCAAAaaactttgagaacccctgccaTAGAGGATGATACTGACTGTAATGGTGTGAAAACCGTGCCTGATAGCCGGCgcatgtccagaactttttgactggggtggcccaactgaggctctcataGGCAGGGGGGGACAGGGCATTTacacaaaaataacatttaccctttctgtcttcacaacctactttcattaaattattaaacaattgttatattccttttgactaaaaaaaaaaaacatgacaaagtggcaacATAGAAATCTTAagcttacaaaagatgttttttcaaagtcacatttgagagCACTAAAAGAAAGCTACTGTCccccttttaactcatcccaaattatagattctaacagaaaccccacctctaacaaggcaaatagccaatcatagtttaggatttgggGTGGCACCTGGGGTGGCTAATTGGATTTCagaggggtgccagtgccacccttggccacccctctgaaCACGCCACTGCCCGATAGCTACCTACAGTACATTGGATTCCCCTCTAAAGTCCAATGCATCAATAAGAAGAAGCTTAGGGCAACTTCCCCAATCGCCAATCCACCAGTTGTAGCTATACATAATAGTAATGACAAATTTTAAGCATCCCTGAGTGTAGGCTATACATCCGAACTCATACAGACAACTGTCTCTAAAGAAAatatcattttcagttttttttttatcagttcaCTTACAATTGGCAAGCGCGTTTTATAGTTtcagcaaattaaaaacaaattaaagtaatgatgacatttaacattcaaacaTATGTCTCTAATAGCTTTCAACAAATAATATTCGACATTGCATggtgacaaaacacacaaaacaaacacatttttataaacGCTAATTGATTCTTCAAGGTGAACATTACAAATTTCAGCACATTGAAAGGGTGAATTATAAATGCATGACTGACTTGGTTTAAGACGTGATTATTACACATTAGTTAATGTAACTGTAAGTCAAAGTCAACACAGTTTATGAGATAGTCAATGAGAGAAGGGTGTCAAAACTTAAAAGTTCTCATGAGCACAATACATGTATACATCTTTTTAGAATATAACTTGCCTCAATTAAGTTTCAAAGCATTCATTGAAAGAGCTGTGCattaacacaacaacaacaacaacaacaacaacaacaacaacaacaacaacaacaacaacagtaaggCTATTAGCCTACACTATTGTTGGCTCCCTGCCCTGGTCTTCCCGTGACAGGCACCAGACTGTCCCCGTTTGATGAAAGTTCAAGTGTAACACAGGGATTCGGCACATCTTAATTCAATTAGTTTAAACTTAAGGTCATTTCTCCTTTCAGTGATGCAGCTACAATAACAAGtgctcaggtgttgttttaTGATAATGTAGGTATGATTGTTAAACTCGTGCTTAGGATCTGCAATGGGACCACTCATGCAGGACTGTTTAGCTCCATGGTTTAGGGTCTATATAACTAGCTGGACTGTCGTTTGGATCTCTGTTGCCACTCTCCCTGCACTCACACGCGCGCAAACATACAGGCACGCACGCATTCTGCTTTTCTTTCAGCCTTGGCAACAAGGAAACAAGCGTCTCTCATTGGCCTCCTCACAGTGTTCTGCTGTCTTCTATTCGCCCTCCTCACTGCCACTCAGCATAGAAACTGCACGAAGCTCACGGCGTGCGCTGCGGATACAAGGGCAGCAGGGCTGGGCAGGGTCCGGCCTGACTGCGCAGTGGATGCTGAGggaggaaaaataaagaaacattatCGTTTGTAATCGTGATGGGTGTCTTATCGGAATACCACTGGCACAATTTCATGGATGCATGCTTTATCATCAATCCCAGCCTGTCCATTTTGCGTGACAGCGGTCTAATGAGGCTAATAAGAAGCGTGGAGTCGTCTGCAGCATCTCTAGCGTAGACAAATTGTTGCACCAAATGAAACGTTTTCTCAGTTCAGATTCTTCTGGCCTTGACCGTCAGCATTCGGAGCAGATCTCTAATCACCCTCTCTCATCTTAAATTCTGTAGGTAAGAGGTCCATTTTTATTGCACTtgtgttttcttattatttatgttGAGTGGGAGACAGCTGGTTATACGCATCAATAAACTGCTACATAATGATTGCATGCAATTGTCTTGTGACAGCGCAAAAATAATGGAGCCATCAGTCAATAAATCAAGTGTAGCAGTTATTGCCCTTTTGCAAGACTGCTATAGATTTTTGATCCTTTTTGATTTTGCGACATAGCTTTTATTTGGGCCTAAGTCACGCCTGTCGAAGTGTCCTTGTTGTGCATTTTACTATTTTGAACATGATATTTGATGtttattaaatattaacatGGCATAATTGACGAACACAGCCTTCTACTTGGGGTTGCGTCTTGATATTGTATTGTCATAATGCTTTGGACGCTTGAAAACCACGGGACATGAGAGCACGAGTCACCCAGGTAAAGATAGATTGTTAAATATTGTCAAATTTTGCAAATATGCACATGAGATGTGCAGATGTGATGTAGACTGGCCCGTACTGTATCGTGCTTGGAACTAGTGCAGCACAGAGAGTACCAAATGTGTGTTACTGTAAGACTCAGCAGACATATCAACCTACATTTTCTGTAAtgctggaagaaaaaaaacatggctgaaAAGCACCCAGACTGTTTGACTCTAGGGTTTGTGGGTGTCAGATGTGGGTCCATTTGCCATGTTCAAAGCCTGGCTGACCGTGGTGATGGATTGTAGGTCAGGAGGAGAATCCTGGAGCTGACAGGACTGCAGATGGGTGCAGGGAtgcagtgttgtgttgtgttaatGAGGTGTTATACGCTTGTCGTTCACGACCAACACATCATGTCATCATGAAACACTTGTTGGTTGAATCACAACTGACTGGCTCTTAATTAAAGTAGAAAACAAGaaatattctattctattctatagatagatagatagacagataatAGATAGCTACGTAGATATATCTAACTGAGCTGCCCTTGCTGTTGTCACGCACTCTTTCCATGCTCCATATTGTTGTTTACAGAGAAACAGGCGTCTCTGTCAGCATTCACTGGGCTCCTCTGTGTAACTGATAGCATATGATGATCTGACCTTCAGACCATCCTGCCACCACTATTaccaataacaacaacaacaacacacacacactctctcacatgTATGCACAGACCCATGTACAAtatcattaaccctcctgtgtAGCTGCAGACCTAGCTGAGATAAACAAGCTCCATTAACCTGTAGAGTGCCGGCCCTCAGAGGCATGGTGTGTTTTTGGTTGAGTCATTCGTTTAGCTAAATAGGGTTGTTACAAAAGCCTTATTTGTGTTGACCTACTTTTTAACTTTGGAATTAAGTACGGTACATGCAGCTTGAAATGTGGACGAATGACATCTACAGTGTTCACTGTGTGGATGTAAGAGGAGATAGGTTACTTCAtcttcaacacaaacacttcacATGAGTTGAGTCTAGAAGAAACCTTTAATTATATAAATACTGAATCCCAGCATCCTTGATTATTTAAATTTATACGTATAGGTTACTTTGATTTGTGTTGTCTGTTGGCAACTTCCCAAGGTGTTGAGatcaaatgaatcattttccTAGTATGACTGAAAGAAGGATTGACGTGAACTTCATACTATGCCTTTAGCAATAATATAAAATTTCCCTTTAACCAGGAAACCATAAGGCTTTATTATAGAAGTCTTCTCAACCTGTTTCCTGAAGATCCCAGCCTGTATTTTTTATCAGAAATGACAACCAATAATTCTTTATTTGCACCACTAAAGTGAAGTTTAGCTGTGGGCACACAAAGATTATCTGAAGTTTTGACTCATCTTCAATGAAACCAGAATAGCTCGGAAAACTGCAATCACAATATTATGAGACATACAGTTTGCAGCATGTACACAGTCATggtgttttctatttttacatACTGGTTCTGGTCTGATCATGTGAAAAATAGGTTATTAATAGCTGACGTCtaggtcagtgtgtgagtggtCAGACATTGAAACCACAGTACAGTACGGCACaagtttcatttttatgcaTCCGTCTccatttgtgtttttgatcctGGTGTCTTTGAATGTTGAGCTGCTGTGTCTCAAAGGTAAGTGTCTCCAATGAGCTTAAATTAAACTGGCAGCGGTGTTTGGAATTGGTGTAGACGTCTTGAGCTTGTCGAACTGAAAACATCcttgctgtctgtgtttttcaaacCACACACAAGCTGTGGTCTGAAGGAAGAATAAAGAGGACAGTTTCTTTGCGAATGTGTTGCTAGGGAACAGCTCGAGTCCAATATTAATAGGAACCATGCTAAGGACTCATTTCTGCCTGTTGAGCTGTTGACATTTGCAGACACAGCGACAAGGAATTAAGGTTGAACCATTTTACATGTTAATGTTTGCAGCTGTGAgactttaaatcatttaaatgaagcatttttaattgtgtggttttttttgtatctgtttGATGTTGTGTCTGCAGGGAAGCACCATGTTGACCAGTATCACTGAAGGGATACTGTGCTGTCTGACTGGGAAGGCTGCCAGTCTGGTCTTACCCCTGGAGTCATCTGAACCATCAAATGGTTTTGAGTTTGTAGAGGTGAAACCTGGCAGAGTCTTGCGAGTGCGACACATCATCCCTGAACGCCAGCCCGTAGTAAGGGAAGAGGAAGTCACGGGCAAGGAGAAGACAGATGGCCACAGTAAAGATGATGACTCTCCTGAGGATCCAAATATCGAGAGTGGTTCAGGCAGCAGTGTCCACTGTAAGAGGAAGATCACCGTCTACCGGAACGGCCAGCTTGTGATTGAAAATCTCGGGGATGTTTTGCACTCTGAGATACTGCAGTGTCAGGATGGGGATCTGGAGCCCTGCAGCACTGTTGAGGTAGAGTTGGCTGACTACAAAGAAATGCCTTCTTCTCCAGATCCCAACCCTGTTCCCCCTCCGGTTCCTCCGCACCACGGGGAACAGAAACCTGCTCCCCCTCCTCGCCGCCGTCGTCGGAAGCCTAAGCGCACAGTGCTGATCGACTCAAAGAGGGTGATCTCCAGCTGCAAAGGGACACACTCAGATGTAGCACTATTCTTTGTGCATGGCGTGGGAGGATCTCTAGACATTTGGGGCAGTCAACTGGACTTCTTCTCCAGGCTAGGCTACGAGGTCATTGCCCCCGACCTGGCAGGTCATGGAGCCAGCACTGCACCACAGATAGCAGCAGCGTATACTTTTTACGCTCTTGCTGAGGACCTCCGTGCCATATTTAAGAGATATGCTCGTAAACGCAACATTCTCATTGGCCACTCATATGGGTCAGTACTTTCATTGTAATCATTCCtaaaagtttttaaaacttatctaagTTCCTTTTCTTTTGATATGCAATGTTGATTAACATGCATGTTGTTAACATGCTCTTATTATATCTTTTTTAGGGTGTCATTTTGCACCTTTCTAGCCCATGAGTATCCTGATCTGGTCCATAAGGTGGTGATGATAAATGGAGGAGGTCCCACAGCTCTAGAGCCCAGTTTGTGCTCCATCTTCCAGCTGCCATCATGTGTCCTGCACTGTCTGTCACCCTGTCTGGCCTGGAGCTTTCTCAAGTGAGATTCTATATGCATTCATTTACATTAGTGATGTTCTGATACTATATATCCCTTAATTTCCTGCATCAAATTAATACGGCTGATTGTTGCATTTACTTGCATACTCAAGATACCCAATTACTGATACCACATTTTAGGCTTTTACAGAGGCCTGCACTAGTATGAATATCTGTATTTGTCTCTATTTGTGTTAGTATCATTATCAGTATAGATGTTAATATATTTATCTGCAGACTATCAAATTGGTATCAGTATCGGTATCAGTGTCAGTATTAATATCAGTatttgtatctgtatctgtatctgtatcaaTTTGGTATTGGTGACGATATTGATATCAGCATATgtatctttatatatatatctgtatcagtatcagtatcaatAATCAGTATTGATAATGGCATGATATATCGgtatgtgtttctgtatttgtaTCTGTATTGGTTATAGTGCAGAACAACTCTAATTTTAGTTTTGCCAAAACTGCCACTATATATCATGACACATCATTGTTAGTTGTACTTGACCATGTACAAAACAGAAGAATCCAGATTTAAGAAGAGTTTAAACTTTGATATAGCCAAGCCTTTAAACATTCACGTAAAAAGtaacactttcttttttcatctgtaGAGCTGGATTTGCGCGTCAGGGTGCCAAAGAAAAGCAGCTACTGAAGCAGGGCAATGCCTTTAACGTGTCTCCATTTGTCCTGCGAGCCATGATGAGCGGACAGTACTGGCCTGAGGGGGACGAGGTCTACCATGCTGAGCTCACGACTCCTATCCTGCTGGTTCATGGCATGTGTGACAAGTTTGTGCCCATGGATGAGGACCAGCGTATGGCAGAGGTACAATACATCTTTATGTAAATGAGAAATTATTTATCATGAGATTTTAAAGATAATGTGTCCTGATGTTCTGCATATTGCCCTCTTTCTAGATACTGCTGTTTGCATTCCTCAAAGTCATTGAGGAAGGAAGTCACATGGTCATGATGGAGTGTCCCGACACTGTCAACACTCTCCTCCATGAATTCTTTCTATGGGAGCCCGATATGTCCAAAAAATACAGCCACAAGCCAGACACTGACAAGACTGCTGCTCTCAGTGACACTCTCCACACACTGAAAATCAATAAGTCTCTGGACAAATAACCAACAAAAAGCTAGATTCATCACAGAACCCAGCAGATGGCCTTTTTTGGCATGTGTTCTAAAGGCTGCTCCTAGGCTGAGAGCTGTTACAAACAGGGCCACGTCTTCAGGATGCGGAAGGCCACTGGTGCTCAAAGATAAAGGAGGACTTAGGCATGGTGCCGACCAGAGAACGATAGAACAGATGTAAAGATGAGGGGACTGGATGCAAATAAAAACGAGAGAACTCGCGCTTTTGATACCAGTCTGTGCCCCATCTCGTCGTGTTTGACACAATATCTGGAGATCAAAAGGACTGTGTCCATTTGTGATTGGTGTATGAAATGTTTTCTAGTGAAGAACTGACTACCACAAGATACAAAACGCTTAGAGTTCTTGAAATGGTATGTGAATTGCCTCACCTTTATCCTAAATATTCTGTAAAGCTCTGCAGAGCTTCTGTTTAATCTTTGCAAAATGGTCTTACATCTGCTTTATGGGAAACTGGTTGAATAATATGCATTGAATTTGGATTACTGATCTGATTTTGGAGTATAATGCTATGGATGAtattttatctaaaaatagtgacTGGACAGTAGTGGGGAACGatataaagacatcaaatttaTAACAATGTACATGCTAAATGTAATTAATACTCACACCACATGCATCTCTAGATTACATTATGAAAGAAGAGTAATCACAGAAATATCatacattgtttacctgcaatCCAGCCAAATATTAACCACACGCATACAATGTGCTAAATACACATCACTCACAATCACAGCAACTgtctaaaaaaaacagactatgTTTTTCAAATTACAGTAACCTATTTGCCATATATTGAACTCTATTAATTAGTCTGAAGTCCAAAAGCTTTGCGTCTCTGTCAAGCACAATATAATCAATGCATTGATTCAAAGTTGCATGAAAATGTAATAATCCTCGATGAGTAATTTGTTTGAGCTGGTTAGAGAAACAGATGCAAACGAGCACGGATGCCTAAAGGTTCTTCTCCTTTATTCTTGCGTTTTCTTTATTGCATATGATATCCTATGGATACAAAGTGCTGAAGCCCTGCATGAGCTCAGAACATGGAAGGGGTTTCATCAGACAAAATATATTCTCATATTAAAAAGATTCACAAAGCACTTCTCTCTACTCAAAGTTTTACTTCCACTGAAgtattattttgcttttattctaCAATAACAGCAACAGccataaaaaaaatgtggttgATGGACTGCTTTGAGCTGTTGTATTTATAAGATGATAAATGCAAAACAATTGTACATTCCCCTACTACTTTCCAGTGCATCCTATTTATCTACAgaagtaaagaataaaaacattcattcatgGGTGCTGCTTTGTCTCATAATGGGACAGTGAGGTGTGCGTAAAAGCACTGTCTTATGTGCTCTCTGACAGTTCTTATCTGTTAGTTGGATAGTTCATACTGTTAGGAGAAGAACATGGTGGATTGGTAATAGAAACTGGGTGTCTAAAGCTTCAAATCAAATATACGTCAGCCAAAGCAGGAATCCTCCCTAGAAAAGGGACATTTTTACCCACCATGCTGGTCTGTTATGTATGCATTTTGACAGAATGCTGATGCAACATGACTGGTATTATGCAACTGgaacaaaacagagaaacataGAGTGGAAAGAAGTTGacacctcaaaaaaaaaaaaaaaaaaaagatatattctCAATggacttttcaaaaaccaacaaGTGCTGCTGATGCAATGTACTGTGTGTCTCCTTTAGTGTTGGTTAAAACTGTATGGACTACAGGGTGCACATGTACTTCCTCTTATGCTAAAATTGTGCATATACAAATTGTCAGTGCTCATATGTGCTATATCTTTTGTGGTTAACAAAATGTGTTAATGTTATTGTTGCATTTATTGAAGGATATCATTATATATGCACTGCCTGAATGTAGATGCATATAACATTATATAGCTTATCAAAACTGGTGGATTCAGTGTATGAACATGCCTTTCCTggcatgaaataaaacaatgttcaCAGACTACATGTGATTTGCGTGTTTGCTAATTTGCACTATTCAAATATTTAGAGTATATTACAGCATGTTACATTAAACAATAGTGTCTGATATATGATCATTTTATACACTAAGGCCATTGACACAAAATGCCACACACAGTAGGTAGACAACATTAATTACCTTGTGATAATTACATAATTGGCTTAATGGAAATGTCATCTAATCATATTATCTCTCCAATATGTGTTAACACACTTGATCTTTTATTTCTAAGTACATTTCCAAAAGACTCAGTTGCCTTGTTCAATGCCAAGGACACTGGGCATGGGCCTAATAGCTAATCTTTGGCACTTTTAAAGCCATTATGCAGCAACATTGATAATACCTGTCAGTTATAttacataaatataaacagaaatCACATAAAGTAATTTCCAGTACAACAAATAATGCAATCTTTGTTTGGAATCCTTTGAATATTTGATAACCAGCGCTGGCATGAGCTGGAGAAAGTGGAATTGGGATAAGTAACTGTCATTAATTTGTATAAGAAAACAATATAGTTAGAagggaatagaatagaatagaatgtactttattcaggTGTCTGGTAgatcaaattataaaaatcatatgaaacataaaataagtaattcaggtgtctgtcagctcatctcccattggttaGAGAGTtgtgaagcctaatggctgcagggatgaatgattttctgtatctctcagtcctg
Coding sequences:
- the LOC117826304 gene encoding protein ABHD8-like: MLTSITEGILCCLTGKAASLVLPLESSEPSNGFEFVEVKPGRVLRVRHIIPERQPVVREEEVTGKEKTDGHSKDDDSPEDPNIESGSGSSVHCKRKITVYRNGQLVIENLGDVLHSEILQCQDGDLEPCSTVEVELADYKEMPSSPDPNPVPPPVPPHHGEQKPAPPPRRRRRKPKRTVLIDSKRVISSCKGTHSDVALFFVHGVGGSLDIWGSQLDFFSRLGYEVIAPDLAGHGASTAPQIAAAYTFYALAEDLRAIFKRYARKRNILIGHSYGVSFCTFLAHEYPDLVHKVVMINGGGPTALEPSLCSIFQLPSCVLHCLSPCLAWSFLKAGFARQGAKEKQLLKQGNAFNVSPFVLRAMMSGQYWPEGDEVYHAELTTPILLVHGMCDKFVPMDEDQRMAEILLFAFLKVIEEGSHMVMMECPDTVNTLLHEFFLWEPDMSKKYSHKPDTDKTAALSDTLHTLKINKSLDK
- the mrpl34 gene encoding 39S ribosomal protein L34, mitochondrial, with the translated sequence MNILRSTLSRLRGVTNLTSPPAGNLAVNGTSQLRLFSNWIIPRTTAGPQVSRCGPLSSQAEGSAVFQQLPWQYQQVRTRKRGTEYQPKNIKRKRTHGWIKRLSSQSGIEVLLRRMLKGRKSLSH